The Fundulus heteroclitus isolate FHET01 chromosome 13, MU-UCD_Fhet_4.1, whole genome shotgun sequence genome contains a region encoding:
- the LOC118565226 gene encoding 28S ribosomal protein S21, mitochondrial-like produces MSRHLRFIARTVMVQDGNVDAAYKTLNRVLTQDGIIDTVKRKRYFEKPCRERQRKNFENCKRIYHMEMARKIAFISRTNREDPWLGC; encoded by the exons ATGTCGCGGCATCTTCGCTTCATCGCTCGGACGGTGATGGTCCAAGATGGCAACGTCGACGCGGCGTACAAGACCTTAAACAG GGTCTTAACCCAGGATGGCATCATCGACACGGTGAAGCGTAAACGCTACTTTGAGAAGCCCTGCCGAGAGCGACAGCGGAAGAACTTCGAGAACTGCAAGCGCATTTACCACATGGAAATGGCCCGAAAGATTGCTTTCATCTCCAGGACAAACAGAGAGGATCCCTGGCTCGGCTGCTAG